In a single window of the Nocardioides massiliensis genome:
- the dnaB gene encoding replicative DNA helicase, with protein MPPQDNVAEQSVLGSMLLSKDAIADVVEAIRGTDFYRPAHEVIYDAILDLYGRGEPADPVTVAAELQRRGELQRVGGAPYLHTLSASVPIAANAGYYAEIVREKAILRRLVDAGTSIAQMGYAGEGQVDDVVDRAQEAVYRVTDKRANEDYAPLAEIMEGTLDEIEAISNRDGQLVGVPTGFADLDELTNGLHPGQMVIIAARPAMGKSTLALDFCRSASIHHGMTAAIFSLEMTRNEITMRLLSAEAKIPLNVMRNGDMNDDDWAKLARKMGEVSSAPLFIDDSPNLTMMEIRSKARRLKQRHNLQLVVIDYLQLMSSGKKVESRQLEVSEFSRQIKLLAKELEIPVIALSQLNRGAEQRSDKRPMLSDLRESGSIEQDADVVILLHREDAYEKESTRPGEADLIVAKHRNGPTRDVVVAFQGHYSRFVDMAH; from the coding sequence ATGCCTCCTCAGGACAACGTGGCAGAGCAGTCCGTCCTGGGGTCGATGCTGCTGAGCAAGGACGCCATCGCCGACGTGGTCGAGGCGATCCGCGGCACGGACTTCTACCGGCCGGCCCACGAGGTCATCTACGACGCGATCCTCGACCTCTACGGCCGTGGCGAGCCGGCCGACCCGGTGACAGTCGCCGCCGAGCTGCAGCGCCGCGGCGAGCTGCAGCGGGTGGGCGGTGCGCCCTACCTCCACACGCTCTCGGCCTCCGTGCCGATCGCGGCCAACGCCGGCTACTACGCCGAGATCGTCCGCGAGAAGGCGATCCTGCGCCGGCTCGTCGACGCCGGCACCTCGATCGCGCAGATGGGGTACGCCGGGGAGGGCCAGGTCGACGACGTCGTCGACCGCGCCCAGGAGGCCGTCTACCGGGTCACCGACAAGCGCGCCAACGAGGACTACGCGCCCCTGGCCGAGATCATGGAGGGCACCCTCGACGAGATCGAGGCCATCTCCAACCGCGACGGCCAGCTGGTCGGCGTCCCCACCGGCTTCGCCGACCTCGACGAGCTCACCAACGGCCTGCACCCCGGGCAGATGGTGATCATCGCGGCGCGTCCCGCTATGGGCAAGTCAACCCTTGCACTCGACTTTTGCCGGTCGGCGTCCATTCACCACGGCATGACCGCGGCGATCTTCAGCCTGGAGATGACGCGCAACGAGATCACGATGCGTCTGCTGTCGGCCGAGGCGAAGATCCCGCTCAACGTCATGCGCAACGGCGACATGAACGACGACGACTGGGCCAAGCTCGCCCGCAAGATGGGCGAGGTCTCCTCGGCGCCGCTGTTCATCGACGACAGCCCCAACCTCACGATGATGGAGATCCGCTCCAAGGCCCGGCGGCTCAAGCAGCGCCACAACCTGCAGCTCGTTGTCATCGACTACCTGCAGCTGATGAGCTCGGGCAAGAAGGTCGAGTCGCGCCAGCTGGAGGTCTCGGAGTTCTCGCGTCAGATCAAGCTGTTGGCCAAGGAGCTCGAGATCCCGGTCATCGCGCTGTCGCAGCTCAACCGTGGGGCGGAGCAGCGTTCCGACAAGCGCCCGATGCTGTCGGATCTTCGCGAATCGGGCAGTATCGAACAAGATGCGGACGTCGTGATCCTGCTCCACCGCGAGGACGCCTACGAGAAGGAGTCGACCCGCCCCGGCGAGGCCGATTTGATCGTGGCGAAGCACCGCAACGGTCCGACCCGCGACGTCGTCGTGGCGTTCCAGGGCCACTACTCGCGGTTCGTCGACATGGCGCACTGA
- a CDS encoding DUF3375 family protein, whose amino-acid sequence MSDIVGEIARVTEAFEKPTLRLLDGKWAAFRVAVFRAAFSRDRRSVPADRLHAQVDTYLSELLREGLDVPPVQNGRALCNTWVNDQWLFRDNDADGALVYSLTSSALEALDLVATLSRDRVLVSESRLTTILDTVRRWALEASPDAQARVDRLNAQIRELEVERDRLANGGEVMLASDDRMLDGYANLIDLIGQLPSDFKRVEESVLDMHRKILRDFREEERPVTDVLDEYLHKQDTLVKDTAEGRAFDGAFVLLRDDDMLLQLRTNVQVLMDHPASAALVSSDMAELRGAEAIIRQGTKDVLAQRRRLTATLKEHIVNNDVLHERELDRVLRGINRELAKWMESAGPRATVPVELLPPTMKVGHLRERLWDPASAAPPPPLEDIEDDVPEPPTVEELRMQGGPSLDDLRAALVGALNSGDSETIGDLFHALPDDLRRPVEILGLLHLASRVNALDQVADTEVFEAIRPNGELRHFLVPAVPLTTDEANALARLADLDDPAADLEGEGTTP is encoded by the coding sequence ATGAGCGACATCGTGGGCGAAATCGCCAGGGTGACCGAAGCCTTCGAGAAGCCGACGCTGCGCCTACTCGACGGCAAGTGGGCAGCGTTCCGCGTCGCCGTGTTCCGGGCCGCGTTCTCACGCGACCGGCGCAGCGTGCCCGCCGACCGCCTCCACGCCCAAGTCGACACCTACCTGAGCGAACTGCTTCGCGAAGGGCTGGACGTGCCGCCGGTGCAGAACGGGCGAGCGCTGTGCAACACCTGGGTCAACGACCAGTGGCTGTTTCGCGACAACGACGCCGACGGCGCGCTGGTGTACTCGCTCACGTCCTCTGCGCTGGAGGCGCTCGACTTGGTGGCAACCCTGTCCCGGGACCGGGTGCTGGTGTCCGAATCGCGGCTGACCACCATCTTGGACACGGTGCGCCGGTGGGCGCTCGAAGCCTCACCGGACGCGCAGGCGCGTGTGGACCGGCTCAACGCTCAGATTCGCGAACTTGAAGTCGAGCGTGACCGGCTCGCCAACGGGGGAGAGGTCATGCTGGCCTCCGACGACCGGATGCTCGACGGTTACGCCAACCTCATCGACCTCATCGGGCAGTTGCCGTCGGACTTCAAGCGGGTCGAAGAGTCCGTGCTCGACATGCACCGCAAGATTCTCCGAGACTTCCGCGAGGAAGAGCGACCTGTCACCGACGTGCTCGACGAGTACCTGCACAAGCAGGACACCCTGGTGAAGGACACCGCCGAAGGGCGGGCCTTCGACGGGGCGTTCGTTTTGCTGCGCGACGATGACATGCTTCTGCAACTGCGCACCAACGTGCAGGTCCTGATGGACCACCCCGCCTCCGCTGCGCTCGTTTCCTCCGACATGGCCGAACTCCGGGGCGCGGAGGCCATCATCCGGCAAGGCACCAAGGACGTGCTCGCGCAGCGCCGACGCCTCACCGCCACCTTGAAAGAGCACATCGTCAACAACGACGTGCTCCACGAACGCGAACTCGACCGGGTGCTGCGTGGCATCAACCGGGAACTGGCCAAGTGGATGGAGTCTGCCGGTCCGCGAGCCACGGTCCCCGTGGAACTCTTGCCGCCCACCATGAAGGTCGGGCACCTCCGCGAACGGCTCTGGGACCCCGCCTCCGCCGCACCACCGCCTCCGCTCGAAGACATCGAGGATGACGTCCCCGAGCCGCCGACCGTGGAGGAACTCCGCATGCAGGGCGGCCCCTCGCTCGACGACCTCCGGGCCGCGCTCGTCGGAGCCCTCAACAGCGGCGATTCCGAGACCATCGGCGACCTGTTCCATGCCCTGCCCGACGACCTGCGCCGTCCCGTGGAAATCCTCGGGCTGCTGCATCTGGCCTCCCGCGTGAACGCCCTCGACCAGGTTGCAGACACGGAGGTCTTCGAAGCCATCCGGCCCAACGGAGAACTTCGCCACTTCCTTGTCCCCGCCGTACCGCTCACTACCGACGAGGCCAACGCTCTCGCCCGTCTCGCGGACCTCGACGACCCCGCCGCAGACCTTGAAGGTGAAGGAACCACCCCATGA
- a CDS encoding DUF4194 domain-containing protein produces MTDFNGDDLDDFTHDTDDVFPDLDDDFTDADEAQESTLALFPDDSGGLSLPQRRAFVCLLKNRFVSAIDNPVEWRVIREDPEPFKSRLNDMFLDLHLDLQHEVAFKRQAATDGGAREFPTLLHDIAYTREETILLAFLRMRFQSERASGHEDVTVDRDEMLTHVASFRPAHATNRSGDAAKANNAVDNLIKAKVLRKTNDSDRLRVSPVIAVLLPLPRLHELFEWLMSQNGTPSDESTDHAGDLDTDRDTDEALS; encoded by the coding sequence ATGACTGACTTCAACGGCGACGACCTCGACGACTTCACCCACGACACCGACGACGTCTTCCCCGACCTCGACGACGACTTCACCGACGCCGACGAGGCACAGGAATCGACTCTCGCGCTCTTCCCCGACGACTCCGGCGGACTCTCCTTGCCGCAGCGCCGCGCGTTCGTCTGCCTGCTTAAGAACAGGTTCGTCTCCGCCATCGACAACCCAGTGGAGTGGCGGGTCATCCGCGAAGACCCCGAGCCGTTCAAGTCACGGCTCAACGACATGTTCCTCGACCTGCACCTCGACCTGCAGCACGAGGTGGCGTTCAAGCGGCAGGCAGCCACCGACGGCGGCGCGCGAGAGTTTCCCACCCTCCTGCACGACATCGCCTACACCCGCGAAGAGACCATCCTGCTGGCGTTCCTGCGGATGCGCTTCCAAAGCGAGCGCGCCTCGGGCCATGAGGACGTGACCGTGGACCGCGACGAGATGCTCACCCACGTGGCCTCGTTCCGCCCGGCCCACGCCACCAACCGGTCCGGTGACGCCGCCAAGGCCAACAATGCCGTCGACAACCTCATCAAAGCGAAGGTCCTGCGCAAGACCAACGACAGCGACCGGCTCCGGGTCTCCCCGGTCATCGCGGTGCTCCTGCCGCTGCCCCGGCTCCATGAATTGTTCGAGTGGCTCATGTCCCAGAACGGCACCCCGTCCGACGAGTCCACCGACCATGCCGGGGACCTCGACACTGACCGCGACACCGATGAGGCCCTGTCATGA
- a CDS encoding ATP-binding protein, with product MTTTQDALLYLPGATEGTTQWKVEKLQLLAWGGFHNHTVVEFAPTVTLLSGASGTGKSTLLDAYIALLMDSGTPFNGASNDATIGRARGSEQRSLVSYLRGKMDTNRSAAGELEDQVLRGRDSATWGALAVTFIDDHDRRYTVARLYYVPRSATKDSDLVRKMCTIEGTIHLPDLEPLAAGKFDKRAVEGRFANLKMHDSYTAFAQAFCTRLGIGPHGDGAKALRLLARIQAGHQIPTVDDLYKKLVLEQPGTYAAADAAVEHFKDLEDAYEAMESEAKKAEVLAPIPDLWEEREAARKKVRLIDTFGLGYSQGDTPFGLWKLTTEDRLLEAAEDNLRAERETFEKAKRTAQQREADLNISKANVEADLTENESHGTIARLDADIDRLGLDQNAARIRRDTFDRATARLNLTIDTEADFTTAQATSKAFLDDFQTTLDDLDRQKALLNRQVAAPMTEKDDLVTERESLKDRKGRMDHRLHVARLAMAQAAGMRPEDLPFVGELIDVRDGEQRWRKAIETTLFGIARVMLVDANHLDRFSRAVDQADIPARVNFQGVDLSDFQAENLDARYISGKLDYKDTPFTNWVLDRLTDDNTDALCVNTPDELSGHGQRVTVNGQTRRGRSGAHGSNNAPYVIGFSNADRLREIDDRIRDLDAIIGDLGKQERALTQQSNALLADKSAHEHIVATDWALIDEDGISARINDLTQQRDRILDDDDDLRALKEEQGRIVSALKEVTGDMRMAEEKLTAIADTTSEVMARKDQVGREIERIDRAQQVVLTDHQVDYLDTEYRQVANEGDLHEFRHGGWARLKTRLGDQLKGANDKVNDKTRALEATFRRYLDRWEEPNLSESVENYDTFRRIYDDIMARGLADRRAEWSKRLTDWSGQDLVPLAGAFSMAIEEIRQRLDPVNTILERLPFGAHRDRLRIDLRELHRDDIVKFKKELRILSRVNADDFTDEQIQNWFKRLRKFMSAIRKDTTGKSTRDRDYFLDVNRHIEITAVAYDPITKVDRSTYAALGGKSGGETQELVAFIVGAALRFQLGDDTNTRPRFAPVFLDEGFVKADSEFAGRAVDAWKGLGFQLIIGAPYGQFTALEPHAEQILYMSKSDKGISYVKPVQPTSKPAATRAAGSEVTG from the coding sequence ATGACCACCACCCAAGACGCGCTCCTCTACCTCCCAGGGGCCACCGAAGGCACCACCCAATGGAAGGTCGAGAAACTCCAACTGCTCGCCTGGGGCGGCTTCCACAACCACACCGTCGTCGAGTTCGCACCCACCGTCACCCTGCTCTCCGGCGCATCCGGCACCGGCAAGTCGACCCTCCTCGACGCCTACATTGCGCTCCTGATGGATTCGGGCACCCCCTTCAACGGGGCCTCCAACGACGCCACCATCGGCAGGGCACGCGGCTCCGAACAACGCAGCCTCGTTTCCTACCTGCGCGGCAAGATGGACACCAACCGCAGCGCCGCCGGGGAACTCGAAGACCAAGTGCTACGAGGACGCGACTCAGCCACCTGGGGTGCACTCGCGGTCACCTTCATCGACGACCACGACCGCCGGTACACGGTCGCCCGCCTCTACTACGTGCCCCGCTCCGCCACCAAGGACAGCGACCTGGTCCGCAAGATGTGCACCATCGAGGGCACCATCCACCTGCCCGACCTCGAACCCCTGGCGGCAGGCAAGTTCGACAAGCGCGCCGTCGAAGGCCGGTTCGCGAACCTCAAGATGCACGATTCCTACACCGCGTTCGCGCAAGCGTTCTGCACCCGCCTCGGCATCGGCCCCCACGGCGACGGAGCCAAGGCACTCCGGCTGCTGGCCCGCATCCAAGCCGGTCACCAGATTCCCACCGTGGACGACCTGTACAAGAAACTCGTCCTCGAACAACCCGGCACCTACGCGGCAGCCGACGCCGCCGTCGAGCACTTCAAGGACCTCGAAGACGCCTACGAGGCCATGGAGTCCGAGGCAAAGAAGGCCGAAGTCCTAGCGCCCATCCCCGACCTGTGGGAGGAACGGGAGGCCGCACGGAAGAAGGTCCGCCTCATCGACACGTTCGGACTCGGATACTCCCAGGGGGACACCCCGTTCGGGTTGTGGAAACTCACCACCGAAGACCGGCTCCTCGAAGCCGCCGAGGACAACCTTCGTGCCGAGCGCGAAACCTTCGAGAAGGCCAAGCGGACCGCGCAGCAGCGGGAGGCCGACCTCAACATCAGCAAAGCCAACGTGGAAGCCGACCTCACCGAGAACGAGTCACACGGCACCATCGCCCGGCTCGACGCCGACATCGACCGGCTCGGCCTCGACCAGAACGCTGCACGCATCCGCCGCGACACCTTCGACCGTGCCACCGCCCGGCTCAACCTGACTATCGACACCGAAGCCGACTTCACCACCGCCCAAGCGACCTCGAAGGCGTTCCTCGACGACTTCCAAACCACCCTCGACGACCTGGACCGGCAGAAGGCGCTGCTGAATCGGCAGGTCGCCGCACCCATGACCGAGAAGGACGACCTCGTGACCGAGCGAGAGTCCCTCAAGGACCGCAAAGGCCGCATGGACCACCGCCTCCACGTCGCGAGGCTGGCGATGGCGCAGGCTGCCGGGATGCGCCCCGAAGACCTCCCGTTCGTCGGTGAACTCATCGACGTACGCGACGGTGAGCAGCGGTGGCGCAAGGCCATCGAAACAACCCTGTTCGGCATCGCCCGAGTCATGCTCGTCGACGCCAACCACCTCGACCGGTTCTCCCGCGCCGTCGACCAGGCCGACATCCCGGCACGTGTCAACTTCCAAGGCGTCGACCTGTCCGACTTCCAGGCCGAGAATCTCGACGCCCGCTACATCTCCGGGAAACTGGACTACAAGGACACCCCGTTCACCAACTGGGTCCTCGACCGGCTCACCGACGACAACACCGACGCTCTGTGCGTGAACACCCCCGACGAACTCTCCGGGCACGGGCAGCGCGTCACCGTGAACGGGCAAACCCGGCGGGGCCGCTCAGGTGCACACGGCTCCAACAACGCCCCCTACGTCATCGGGTTCTCCAACGCCGACCGACTCCGCGAAATCGACGACCGCATCCGCGACCTCGACGCCATCATCGGCGACCTCGGCAAGCAAGAACGAGCGCTCACCCAGCAGTCGAACGCGCTGCTCGCCGACAAGTCCGCCCACGAGCACATCGTCGCCACCGACTGGGCGCTCATCGACGAAGACGGCATCAGCGCACGCATCAACGACCTAACCCAGCAGCGCGACCGCATCCTGGACGACGACGATGACCTGCGCGCCCTCAAGGAAGAGCAGGGGCGCATCGTCTCCGCGCTCAAGGAGGTCACCGGCGACATGCGGATGGCGGAGGAGAAACTCACCGCCATTGCGGACACCACCAGCGAGGTCATGGCCCGCAAGGACCAGGTCGGCCGCGAAATCGAACGCATCGACCGCGCCCAGCAAGTCGTGCTCACCGACCATCAAGTCGACTACCTCGACACCGAATACCGCCAAGTCGCCAACGAAGGCGACCTTCACGAGTTCCGCCACGGCGGCTGGGCCAGGCTCAAGACCCGCCTCGGTGACCAACTCAAGGGCGCAAACGACAAGGTCAACGACAAGACCCGCGCCCTCGAAGCCACCTTCCGTCGCTACCTGGACCGGTGGGAAGAACCCAACCTGTCCGAGTCGGTGGAGAACTACGACACGTTCCGCCGCATCTATGACGACATCATGGCCCGAGGTCTCGCCGACCGCCGCGCCGAATGGTCCAAGCGCCTCACCGACTGGTCCGGGCAAGACCTCGTGCCGCTCGCTGGCGCATTCAGCATGGCCATCGAAGAAATCCGCCAACGGCTCGACCCGGTCAACACCATCCTCGAACGACTTCCCTTCGGTGCCCACCGCGACCGGCTCCGCATCGACCTGCGCGAACTGCACCGCGACGACATCGTGAAGTTCAAGAAGGAACTGCGCATCCTGTCCCGCGTCAACGCCGACGACTTCACCGACGAGCAGATTCAGAACTGGTTCAAACGACTCCGCAAGTTCATGTCCGCCATCCGCAAGGACACCACCGGGAAGTCCACTCGCGACCGCGACTACTTCCTCGACGTAAACCGCCACATCGAAATCACCGCCGTCGCCTACGACCCCATCACCAAGGTCGACCGGTCCACCTACGCCGCCCTCGGCGGCAAGTCCGGCGGCGAAACCCAGGAACTCGTCGCGTTCATCGTTGGAGCAGCGCTGCGGTTCCAGTTGGGCGACGACACCAACACCCGGCCCCGGTTCGCTCCCGTCTTCCTCGATGAAGGATTCGTGAAGGCCGACAGCGAGTTCGCCGGGCGAGCCGTCGACGCGTGGAAGGGGCTCGGGTTCCAACTCATCATCGGTGCCCCGTACGGACAGTTCACCGCCCTCGAACCCCACGCCGAGCAGATTCTCTACATGTCCAAGAGCGACAAGGGCATCTCCTACGTTAAGCCGGTCCAACCCACCAGCAAGCCCGCCGCTACCAGGGCTGCGGGCTCCGAGGTCACCGGATGA
- a CDS encoding Wadjet anti-phage system protein JetD domain-containing protein, whose product MKTPEAVLADIRRRLDNTWADHLAGQPAWPHRFPLGTDSKSVLEAEWQDTYQPLRRTWADWARKHPATTLHTEPKRVYSTTQDLPVGLTITTIDAAARLAGEDWPTRLERATHRLTTLRQRHPDLVNPSKVLRAVDRYTETDFGLLLTVADWFSRNDATGPTPRQVPIPGVHAKWLKSHRSLLLTLTGRETLGLLPEHPPRIHFTYLDPDHRAAGGRVHDSATVDDAFAPAYPPQVVVISENKDTAIHFPPIPGGIAVEGDGFGGKTAAAFPWLTSAPHLYYWGDIDAHGYEILNGWRADGVPVTSILMDPDTYETYEPFGTNTDKNNQPLRPGVPKALPCLTPDERAVYERVLDAAHTGHRRIEQERIPLAVAHAAVKARQS is encoded by the coding sequence ATGAAGACCCCAGAGGCGGTCCTCGCCGACATCAGGCGGCGGTTGGACAACACCTGGGCCGACCACCTCGCAGGCCAACCCGCGTGGCCACACCGGTTCCCCCTCGGCACGGACTCCAAAAGCGTCCTCGAAGCAGAATGGCAAGACACCTACCAGCCGCTGCGCCGCACCTGGGCTGACTGGGCGCGGAAACACCCCGCCACCACACTCCACACCGAACCAAAACGCGTCTACTCCACCACCCAGGACCTCCCCGTCGGCCTAACCATCACCACCATCGACGCGGCTGCCCGCCTCGCCGGAGAAGACTGGCCCACCCGACTGGAACGTGCCACCCACCGCCTCACAACACTCCGCCAACGTCACCCTGACCTGGTCAATCCCAGCAAAGTGCTCCGAGCCGTCGACCGGTACACCGAGACCGACTTCGGGCTACTTCTCACCGTCGCCGACTGGTTTAGCCGCAACGACGCCACGGGCCCCACCCCACGACAGGTCCCCATCCCCGGCGTCCACGCCAAATGGCTCAAGAGCCACCGCTCACTCCTCCTCACCCTCACCGGACGAGAGACCCTCGGACTCCTCCCCGAACACCCGCCACGCATCCACTTCACCTACCTCGACCCCGACCACCGGGCCGCAGGCGGACGGGTCCACGACTCCGCCACCGTCGACGACGCATTCGCCCCGGCCTACCCACCGCAGGTCGTGGTGATCTCCGAGAACAAGGACACTGCCATCCATTTCCCGCCCATCCCCGGCGGCATCGCCGTCGAAGGCGACGGGTTCGGAGGCAAGACCGCCGCCGCGTTCCCCTGGCTCACCAGCGCACCGCACCTCTACTATTGGGGCGACATCGACGCCCACGGCTACGAAATCCTCAACGGGTGGCGCGCCGACGGAGTACCCGTCACCAGCATCCTCATGGACCCCGACACCTACGAGACCTACGAACCGTTCGGCACCAACACCGACAAGAACAACCAGCCCCTCCGACCCGGTGTGCCGAAGGCGCTGCCGTGCCTCACCCCGGACGAGCGAGCCGTCTACGAACGGGTCCTCGACGCTGCCCACACCGGACACCGCCGCATCGAACAAGAACGCATTCCGCTCGCCGTCGCCCACGCCGCCGTCAAAGCACGCCAGTCATGA
- a CDS encoding heavy metal-responsive transcriptional regulator encodes MRIGELASLAGTTTKTLRFYEDSGLLPPAERTASGYRDYGDDAIARLDFIRRGRAAGLTLAEIRKVLDIRDAGTAPCRHVAELLDDRLTTLDQQIADLHALRANVAQLRADATHANPAECQPEDVCRYL; translated from the coding sequence ATGCGCATCGGAGAACTGGCATCCCTCGCCGGGACCACGACGAAGACGCTGCGCTTCTACGAGGACAGCGGCCTGCTGCCGCCCGCTGAACGCACCGCCAGCGGATACAGGGATTACGGCGACGACGCCATCGCCCGGCTCGACTTCATCCGGCGTGGCCGCGCGGCCGGGCTCACACTGGCGGAGATTCGCAAGGTGCTCGACATCCGGGACGCCGGGACCGCTCCCTGTCGTCACGTCGCCGAACTCCTCGACGACCGCCTCACCACCCTCGACCAGCAGATCGCCGACCTGCACGCGCTCCGCGCAAACGTCGCCCAACTACGAGCCGACGCCACGCATGCCAATCCGGCCGAGTGTCAACCCGAAGATGTATGCCGCTACCTGTGA
- the merA gene encoding mercury(II) reductase — translation MSAEYDVDLAVIGSGGAAMAAGIAARKADAKVVLVERGALGGTCVNVGCVPSKTLLAAAGTRHGALANPFDGVPTSAAAVDLGALVAQKAELIDRLKQHKYAEVADAWGFPVISGEARFTDKDTLEVDGKPLRARAYVIATGSQPTVRGIAGIEDVDYLTSTTAMELSEVPESLAVIGGGYVGMEQAQLFAHLGARVTVVGRLAPHAEPELRQVMAGVFADDGITVLAEHATGVEAAEDGGVRVMTASGEEVSAERLLVATGRHSDTSALDLAAAGVDTDERGFVVIDKHQATSNPRVYAAGDVAGTPQYVYVAADSGRVAAANALGHNAPQTVDYTGLPSVMFTRPQLASAGLTEEEALKQGHECACRILALEDVPRALVNRDTRGALKLVADASTGKVLGVHAVADGAGEIMLAATYAIKAQMTVDDLAETWAPYLTMAESLRIAAGLFRNELPTSCCA, via the coding sequence ATGAGCGCGGAGTACGACGTTGACTTGGCCGTCATCGGGTCGGGAGGAGCCGCGATGGCGGCAGGGATCGCAGCCCGCAAGGCAGACGCCAAGGTGGTGCTCGTCGAACGCGGCGCTCTGGGCGGGACATGTGTGAACGTCGGCTGCGTTCCGTCGAAGACCCTGCTGGCTGCTGCCGGGACCCGGCACGGTGCACTGGCGAACCCGTTCGACGGCGTCCCCACCTCCGCCGCTGCGGTTGACCTCGGAGCGCTTGTGGCGCAGAAGGCTGAGTTGATCGACCGGCTCAAGCAGCACAAGTACGCCGAGGTCGCCGACGCGTGGGGGTTCCCGGTGATCTCCGGTGAGGCTCGGTTCACCGACAAGGACACGTTGGAGGTCGACGGGAAGCCGCTGAGGGCACGTGCCTACGTGATTGCGACCGGCTCGCAGCCCACGGTCCGTGGCATCGCCGGGATCGAGGATGTGGACTACCTGACGTCGACCACGGCGATGGAACTATCCGAGGTGCCCGAGTCGCTCGCGGTCATTGGCGGCGGCTACGTCGGGATGGAGCAGGCGCAACTGTTCGCCCACCTCGGTGCTCGCGTAACCGTGGTCGGACGATTGGCCCCGCATGCGGAGCCGGAGTTGCGGCAGGTGATGGCCGGGGTGTTCGCCGATGACGGCATCACCGTGCTCGCCGAACACGCAACCGGTGTCGAGGCCGCCGAGGACGGCGGCGTCAGGGTGATGACCGCGTCCGGGGAGGAAGTCAGCGCCGAGCGGCTGCTGGTGGCGACCGGCAGACACTCCGACACGTCCGCCTTGGACCTGGCGGCAGCCGGAGTCGACACCGACGAGCGGGGCTTCGTCGTGATCGATAAACACCAGGCCACGTCAAACCCGCGTGTGTACGCGGCAGGCGACGTAGCGGGCACCCCGCAGTACGTGTACGTCGCCGCCGACTCCGGACGAGTCGCCGCAGCCAACGCGCTCGGACACAACGCCCCCCAGACCGTTGACTACACCGGTCTGCCATCGGTGATGTTCACCCGGCCACAGTTGGCCTCCGCCGGACTCACCGAGGAAGAAGCACTCAAGCAAGGCCACGAATGCGCCTGCCGCATCCTGGCCTTGGAAGACGTCCCCAGGGCGCTGGTGAACCGCGACACCCGTGGCGCGTTGAAACTCGTCGCCGACGCTAGCACCGGCAAGGTCCTGGGCGTCCACGCAGTCGCCGACGGAGCAGGAGAGATCATGCTCGCCGCTACCTACGCGATCAAGGCGCAGATGACCGTCGACGACCTCGCCGAGACCTGGGCTCCGTACCTGACCATGGCCGAGAGCCTGCGGATCGCCGCCGGACTGTTCCGTAACGAACTACCCACCTCCTGCTGTGCCTGA
- a CDS encoding amphi-Trp domain-containing protein — MELFELDQTQRVSREEAAKRLHALADALARHNSVEFERNGHRITVDVPDEVELSVEVEIGEENELEIELSW, encoded by the coding sequence ATGGAGCTGTTCGAGCTCGACCAGACCCAGCGCGTCTCGCGCGAGGAGGCGGCCAAGCGGCTGCACGCCCTGGCCGACGCGCTCGCGCGCCACAACTCCGTCGAGTTCGAGCGCAACGGCCACCGCATCACCGTCGACGTGCCCGACGAGGTCGAGCTCTCGGTCGAGGTCGAGATCGGCGAGGAGAACGAGCTGGAGATCGAGCTGTCCTGGTGA